One part of the Eulemur rufifrons isolate Redbay chromosome 16, OSU_ERuf_1, whole genome shotgun sequence genome encodes these proteins:
- the SPMIP11 gene encoding sperm microtubule inner protein 11 isoform X3: MTSVYKKEPVPTRLPDIFSKDGNYSVHQNSHTKYHEAVRKVLLKTFPNQVFRVPLTDAQNFSFWRSHDPGLRPEETMPWIWSPRHCLIKSPMTRFMDHSILNDRTFSLY, from the exons AAGGAACCAGTGCCCACTAGGCTTCCCGACATTTTCTCCAAAGATGGGAATTATTCCGTGCACCAGAATAGCCACACAAAGTACCACGAAGCTGTACGGAAGGTGTTGTTAAAGACAT TCCCCAATCAGGTCTTCAGAGTCCCCTTGACTGATGCTCAGAACTTCAGCTTCTGGCGGTCCCATGATCCAGGATTGCGTCCAGAGGAAACCATGCCATGGATCTGGAGCCCACGCCACTGTCTCATAAAAAGCCCGATGACCAG gTTTATGGATCACTCTATTCTCAATGACAGAACTTTCAGTCTATACTGA